Proteins encoded by one window of Candidatus Binatia bacterium:
- the larB gene encoding nickel pincer cofactor biosynthesis protein LarB, producing MNAALLEAMLASVAAGETSVAEAVERIRHLPFTDVEGARVDHHRELRTGLPEVIFGEGKTAQQIATIAREMVDRSGGVLVTRIDAGKVAALRDTVGDIEHYPDARIAMRRRDGSAAAADAAHVAAHVAVISAGTSDQPVAEEAARTLEFLGAGVRRYRDLGISGLHRLMAERHALSAASAVIVVAGMEGALPSVVGGLLDVPIIAVPTSIGYGASFGGLAALLAMMNSCAPGVTVVNIDNGFGAAVAAAAVLRVAARTR from the coding sequence ATGAACGCGGCGCTGCTCGAGGCCATGCTTGCATCGGTTGCGGCCGGCGAGACCAGCGTTGCCGAAGCGGTCGAGCGCATCCGTCACCTGCCGTTCACCGACGTCGAAGGCGCGAGAGTCGATCATCACCGCGAGCTTCGCACAGGCCTGCCCGAAGTGATCTTCGGCGAAGGAAAAACTGCGCAGCAGATCGCGACGATCGCCCGCGAGATGGTCGATCGCAGCGGCGGCGTGCTGGTAACCAGGATCGATGCCGGCAAGGTTGCGGCGTTGCGCGATACGGTAGGCGATATCGAGCACTATCCGGATGCGCGCATCGCCATGCGCCGGCGCGACGGCTCGGCGGCGGCCGCCGATGCAGCCCACGTTGCCGCCCACGTCGCTGTAATATCGGCGGGAACCTCCGACCAGCCGGTTGCCGAAGAGGCTGCGCGCACTCTCGAGTTCCTCGGTGCAGGCGTGCGTCGTTACCGCGACCTCGGGATCTCCGGCTTGCACCGCCTGATGGCCGAGCGCCACGCGCTCAGTGCGGCATCGGCAGTGATTGTCGTCGCGGGCATGGAAGGCGCATTGCCGAGTGTCGTCGGTGGGCTCCTCGATGTGCCGATCATCGCGGTGCCGACCAGCATCGGCTACGGCGCGAGCTTCGGCGGCCTTGCCGCCTTGCTCGCAATGATGAACTCGTGCGCTCCCGGCGTGACGGTCGTCAACATCGACAACGGCTTCGGCGCCGCCGTCGCCGCGGCAGCGGTGCTGCGGGTCGCTGCGCGGACGCGCTGA
- a CDS encoding sialate O-acetylesterase, with translation MYRRVCLAAAVAAILCVVAAPCFADVSLALDSAAGTAPALFSDGVVLQRDTNVPVWGTASPGENVSVTVAGQTKTVAAGGDGRWRVLLDPMTAGGPYEMTVSGNNTIKLEDVLVGDVWICAGQSNMVIRRPDQNELAPFPFIHTMGRGGNWKERPSAMAFVFGRDLQAELGVPIGLINRAAGGTSMRSWLPLSAENDPDPTVQAILATWDGWGDEYQHQVQPLAGFAIRGIVYWQGEQDLKLARQDPGNIDHFYHLLPALARAWRADWQIGQIPFVFVQLPTGGGLQLDQVVTPLPPSPPSPDIAMRMRQATFNGLSEPGTALMVSIDIPGSVHPRDHDLYGYRLATAALGTTYGESFAYSGPIYASMSIESGGHVRLKFKPNTADALQAVGGPLQGFSISADGQNFVWAQAEIQANEVVVWNDSIPSPSVVHYAWDKYPTWANLFNGAGLGTAPFSTTETPAP, from the coding sequence ATGTACCGGCGCGTTTGTCTCGCGGCCGCCGTTGCCGCGATTCTCTGCGTCGTGGCCGCGCCTTGCTTCGCCGACGTCAGCCTCGCGCTGGATTCGGCAGCCGGTACCGCGCCAGCGCTGTTTTCCGACGGCGTGGTGCTGCAGCGCGACACGAACGTGCCGGTGTGGGGCACCGCGAGCCCCGGCGAGAACGTCAGCGTAACGGTCGCGGGCCAGACCAAAACCGTAGCCGCCGGTGGTGACGGCCGCTGGCGCGTCCTTCTCGACCCGATGACGGCAGGCGGTCCTTACGAGATGACCGTCAGCGGCAACAACACCATCAAGCTCGAGGACGTGCTCGTCGGCGACGTATGGATCTGCGCGGGCCAGTCGAACATGGTGATCCGGCGCCCCGACCAGAACGAGCTTGCGCCGTTCCCGTTCATCCACACGATGGGCCGCGGCGGCAATTGGAAAGAGCGTCCGTCCGCCATGGCGTTCGTGTTCGGCAGGGATCTGCAGGCCGAGCTCGGAGTGCCGATCGGGCTCATCAACCGTGCGGCCGGCGGCACGTCGATGCGCAGCTGGCTTCCACTGTCGGCAGAGAACGATCCCGATCCAACGGTGCAGGCGATCCTCGCGACGTGGGACGGGTGGGGAGACGAGTACCAGCACCAGGTGCAGCCTCTGGCGGGGTTTGCGATCCGCGGCATCGTCTACTGGCAAGGCGAGCAGGACTTGAAGCTCGCGCGCCAGGATCCGGGCAACATCGATCATTTCTATCATCTGCTGCCGGCGCTGGCGCGCGCGTGGCGCGCCGACTGGCAGATCGGGCAGATCCCGTTCGTCTTCGTGCAGCTTCCGACCGGTGGAGGTCTGCAGCTCGACCAGGTCGTGACGCCGCTCCCTCCGTCCCCGCCGTCGCCCGATATCGCGATGCGCATGCGACAGGCCACGTTCAATGGCCTTTCCGAGCCCGGCACTGCGCTGATGGTGTCGATCGACATTCCCGGCAGCGTGCACCCGCGCGACCACGACCTGTACGGATATCGGCTGGCAACCGCAGCGCTCGGCACCACATACGGCGAAAGCTTCGCGTACTCCGGACCGATCTACGCGTCGATGAGCATCGAGAGCGGCGGCCACGTGCGACTGAAGTTCAAGCCGAACACTGCCGACGCACTCCAGGCGGTCGGAGGACCGCTGCAGGGTTTCTCGATTTCTGCCGATGGACAGAACTTCGTGTGGGCGCAGGCGGAGATCCAGGCAAATGAAGTCGTCGTGTGGAACGACTCCATCCCGTCGCCGTCGGTCGTGCATTACGCGTGGGACAAGTACCCGACGTGGGCAAACCTGTTCAACGGCGCCGGGCTCGGTACGGCACCGTTCTCGACCACGGAGACGCCGGCGCCGTAG
- a CDS encoding DUF3192 domain-containing protein, translating to MTGSSRNLPASSRRRPASAPFVASLVALLAASLAGCSGQALDVYQKGVDTNYQNVGSIKLGMTREQVESLMGTGQIVGYKRIQLRNPWRTESYRVGGRTEVVILYYVTQGYVWQGVDDAHALTPVVFEDGSVVGWGWNFLQRNRDRYTLDNALKPK from the coding sequence ATGACGGGCTCTTCGCGAAACCTGCCTGCATCGTCGCGGCGGCGGCCGGCTTCCGCTCCGTTCGTTGCATCGCTCGTCGCGCTGCTCGCCGCGTCGCTGGCCGGCTGCAGCGGCCAGGCGCTGGACGTCTATCAAAAGGGCGTCGATACGAACTACCAGAACGTCGGCTCGATCAAGCTCGGAATGACGAGGGAGCAGGTCGAGAGCCTCATGGGCACCGGCCAGATCGTCGGCTACAAGCGCATCCAGCTTCGCAACCCGTGGCGCACCGAGAGCTATCGCGTCGGTGGACGCACCGAGGTCGTGATCCTCTACTACGTCACCCAGGGGTACGTGTGGCAGGGAGTCGATGATGCGCACGCCCTTACGCCCGTCGTCTTCGAAGACGGGTCCGTCGTCGGGTGGGGCTGGAATTTCCTGCAGCGAAACCGCGACCGCTATACTCTCGACAACGCGCTGAAGCCGAAATGA
- a CDS encoding response regulator → MARVLIVDDDADSLLALRAVLVSNGFEVECAHQGLEAIEVADVFHPDLLISDLLMPVMDGYTLLSRWKEDPSLQQIPFIVFTGAYTEGEDESLALDLGADAFLTKSRDVDELLDTVDRVLRNSVASPARPPADADSSVLRDYNRTLLRKLEDKMRQLEQSHRSLQMHHEARQHLEVRLSDSEARFHELAQSVPQAFWIGSSSIEEVLYVSPAYETIWGRSRESLYADGTSWLEAVHPDDRDRIAHLAFEHTQNGERQAEFRIRRPDGSERWVLTRTFPMEGNETRAVPCIVGVTEDITERRSTEETRRVLEAKVAQAQKLEAVSTLATGIAHDFSNILSVVAGNAELALMDPGLPEPARASLHEISKAADRAVRLMRQLLTFSRGDARPLSAAPLRNLVESALPALRANVPAGIELVVRFAETIPNVLSGPVFLEHILGSLVSNACEAVGGQGQIRIVVDTAPETVARGCARIFVQDNGCGMDEDTQRRVFEPFFTTRSSERHQGLGLSVVHGLVTQMNGSVTVRSQPGAGTTFELLFPDAGALDAAAQNAAPVPPGTAAAAAAINGHQLGHVLYLDDEEALVHLAERMFPELGLRVTGFSRPEDAIEAVRADPTGYDLVVTDYNMPRISGLRVAREMSMLSPGLPVLLMSGTISAELREEAERAGVHHLVRKPDTIDQLCETVADVLKQARAPSTAPGGGMPAAG, encoded by the coding sequence ATGGCGAGAGTTCTCATCGTCGACGACGACGCCGACAGCCTGCTGGCTCTTCGCGCGGTGCTCGTCAGCAACGGCTTCGAGGTCGAGTGCGCGCACCAGGGCCTGGAGGCCATCGAAGTCGCGGATGTTTTCCACCCCGACCTGCTGATCTCCGACCTGCTGATGCCGGTGATGGACGGCTACACGCTGCTGTCGCGGTGGAAGGAAGACCCTTCGCTGCAGCAGATCCCGTTCATCGTCTTTACCGGTGCCTACACCGAGGGGGAGGACGAGAGCCTCGCGCTCGATCTCGGGGCGGATGCATTCCTGACCAAGTCGAGGGACGTCGACGAGCTGCTCGACACGGTGGACCGCGTCCTGAGGAATTCCGTCGCATCGCCTGCGCGCCCGCCGGCGGACGCCGACTCGTCGGTGCTGCGCGACTACAACCGCACCTTGCTGCGCAAGCTCGAAGACAAGATGCGCCAGCTCGAGCAGTCCCACCGCTCGCTGCAAATGCACCACGAAGCGCGCCAGCACCTGGAGGTGCGGCTGAGCGACAGCGAAGCGCGGTTCCACGAGCTTGCCCAGAGCGTGCCGCAGGCGTTCTGGATCGGCTCGTCGAGCATCGAGGAAGTGCTCTACGTGAGCCCCGCTTACGAGACGATCTGGGGCCGCAGCCGCGAGTCGCTCTACGCCGACGGCACGAGCTGGCTCGAGGCCGTCCATCCGGACGACCGCGACCGCATCGCGCACCTGGCGTTCGAACATACGCAGAACGGCGAGCGCCAGGCCGAATTCCGTATCCGGCGGCCCGACGGAAGCGAGCGCTGGGTCCTCACGCGCACGTTCCCGATGGAAGGCAACGAAACTCGCGCCGTTCCCTGCATCGTCGGCGTCACCGAGGACATCACCGAGCGCCGGAGCACCGAAGAGACACGCCGCGTGCTCGAGGCGAAAGTCGCGCAGGCGCAGAAGCTCGAGGCCGTCAGCACCCTGGCCACCGGCATTGCCCACGACTTCAGCAACATCCTGAGCGTCGTCGCCGGTAACGCCGAGCTGGCACTGATGGATCCCGGCCTGCCCGAGCCGGCGCGCGCGAGCCTGCACGAGATCTCGAAAGCCGCCGATCGCGCAGTACGCCTGATGCGGCAACTGCTGACGTTCAGCCGCGGCGATGCGCGACCGCTGTCGGCCGCTCCACTTCGCAACCTCGTCGAGAGCGCGCTACCCGCGCTTCGCGCGAACGTTCCCGCCGGCATCGAGCTGGTCGTGCGATTTGCCGAAACGATTCCCAACGTGCTGTCGGGCCCGGTCTTCCTCGAGCACATTCTCGGATCTCTCGTGTCCAACGCCTGCGAGGCAGTAGGCGGACAGGGACAGATCCGCATCGTCGTCGACACGGCGCCCGAGACCGTTGCCCGCGGCTGCGCGAGGATCTTCGTGCAGGACAACGGTTGCGGAATGGACGAGGACACGCAGCGGCGGGTCTTCGAGCCGTTCTTCACGACGCGCTCGTCGGAGAGGCACCAGGGTCTCGGGCTGTCGGTCGTGCACGGGCTGGTCACGCAGATGAACGGATCGGTGACCGTGCGCAGCCAGCCGGGCGCCGGCACGACGTTCGAGCTTCTGTTCCCCGATGCCGGCGCGCTCGATGCCGCGGCGCAAAACGCGGCGCCGGTTCCTCCAGGAACGGCGGCAGCGGCGGCCGCAATCAACGGGCACCAACTCGGCCACGTGCTGTACCTCGACGACGAGGAGGCCCTGGTCCACCTGGCCGAACGGATGTTCCCGGAGCTCGGCCTTCGCGTCACGGGCTTTTCGCGCCCGGAGGACGCCATCGAGGCCGTGCGCGCGGACCCGACCGGCTACGACCTGGTCGTCACCGACTACAACATGCCGCGGATCTCGGGCCTGCGCGTCGCCCGCGAAATGTCGATGCTCAGCCCGGGACTGCCGGTGCTCTTGATGTCCGGCACGATCAGCGCCGAGCTGCGCGAGGAAGCCGAGAGAGCCGGCGTCCATCACCTCGTGCGCAAGCCCGACACGATCGACCAGCTGTGCGAGACGGTGGCGGACGTGCTGAAGCAGGCGCGCGCCCCGTCGACCGCGCCTGGCGGCGGCATGCCGGCCGCCGGCTAG
- a CDS encoding sodium:proton antiporter, giving the protein MVGLVPVAAAAGAAASPLGERLPLWSLGPFASLLLAIAVLPIAAEQWWHHNRNRAVVAALLSIPFAVWLVVSFGVEGLGELEHAAVDYASFLALLGSLYVVSGGVRLSWSAAASPASNAALLAVGAVLANLIGTTGASMLLIRPMLEANRDRANRVHLVVFFIFIVSNCGGLLTPFADPPLFLGFLKGVPFAWTLRFWREWLAINAMLLAAFLAVDFRLREPRPHQRLHAAGPPAIEGAHNFVFLAAIVAVILAKGSGLGSADGNWSFGVQESLMAAIAGASWITTDASVRERNGFTFAPIAEVAILFAGIFIAMIAPLAILNAKGGQLGIVTAGDYFWSTGLLSGFLDNAPTYLAFAAVACGQVGVGVESPRYLADYLAVRPDGSVVLEAISCGAVMMGAMTYIGNGPNLMVKAIAEENGVRMPGFVGYLAWSTAVLVPALVVVTLLFFR; this is encoded by the coding sequence GTGGTCGGCCTCGTTCCTGTGGCCGCGGCAGCCGGCGCCGCGGCATCTCCTCTCGGGGAGCGCCTTCCGCTGTGGAGCCTCGGGCCGTTCGCCTCTCTGCTTCTCGCGATCGCGGTGCTTCCGATCGCTGCCGAACAGTGGTGGCACCACAATCGCAACCGCGCGGTCGTCGCGGCGCTGCTGTCGATTCCGTTCGCCGTGTGGCTGGTCGTTTCGTTCGGAGTCGAAGGCCTCGGCGAGCTCGAACACGCCGCAGTCGACTACGCGTCGTTCCTGGCGCTGCTCGGCTCCCTTTACGTCGTCTCGGGCGGCGTTCGCCTTTCGTGGTCGGCAGCGGCGTCGCCGGCCTCCAACGCCGCCCTGCTGGCAGTCGGAGCCGTGCTGGCCAACCTCATCGGCACGACCGGCGCGTCGATGCTGCTGATCCGTCCCATGCTCGAGGCCAATCGCGACCGCGCCAACCGCGTGCACCTGGTCGTCTTCTTCATCTTCATCGTCTCCAACTGCGGCGGATTGCTCACCCCATTTGCCGACCCGCCGCTGTTCCTCGGTTTCCTCAAGGGCGTACCGTTCGCGTGGACCCTGCGGTTCTGGCGCGAGTGGCTCGCGATCAACGCGATGCTGCTGGCGGCGTTCCTCGCCGTCGATTTCCGCCTGCGCGAGCCTCGGCCGCATCAGCGCCTGCACGCCGCCGGGCCGCCAGCCATCGAAGGAGCCCACAACTTCGTGTTCCTCGCCGCGATCGTCGCCGTGATCCTCGCCAAGGGCAGCGGCCTCGGCAGCGCCGACGGCAACTGGAGCTTCGGCGTCCAGGAATCACTGATGGCGGCCATTGCAGGCGCATCGTGGATCACGACCGACGCATCGGTCCGCGAGCGCAACGGGTTCACGTTCGCACCGATCGCCGAGGTCGCGATCCTGTTCGCCGGCATTTTCATCGCGATGATCGCGCCGCTGGCCATCCTCAATGCCAAGGGCGGCCAGCTCGGCATTGTCACTGCGGGCGACTATTTCTGGTCGACGGGGCTTCTGTCGGGCTTCCTCGACAACGCGCCGACTTATCTTGCGTTTGCGGCAGTGGCCTGCGGGCAGGTCGGAGTCGGCGTCGAGAGCCCGCGCTACCTTGCCGATTACCTGGCGGTCCGTCCGGACGGCAGCGTCGTGCTGGAGGCGATCTCCTGCGGCGCCGTGATGATGGGAGCGATGACGTACATCGGCAACGGACCCAACCTCATGGTCAAGGCAATTGCCGAAGAAAACGGCGTCCGCATGCCCGGCTTCGTCGGCTATCTGGCCTGGTCGACCGCCGTGCTGGTGCCGGCGCTGGTCGTCGTGACGTTGCTGTTCTTTCGCTAG
- a CDS encoding trypsin-like serine protease codes for MIHAGKALAAAAFVLVLAACGEALADGASAAAPGGGPDIVNGIPTNLQPTTGALLFVGPDLKNEFLDCSGVLIGCRTVLTAAHCVCKTTDNYADCVSKELPTIDDADLRFFFQHSGFQHVRDIFVNPSYVRGVSGDLAILRLSEIVTGIEPSPYHQDFPLNVTDGTDGVIAGFGSSGDDRVDEAIKRVGEVTTAACPVGSGVLEPANICWNFTAPILKPGDESNLCVKDDGGPLFIDFGAGPEVAGIHAGGGASCNVDSFSYDTAVGRNRDWITEVGGPDVKRDQCSDLGEVGDPWVLVQGGEGTLPKTDTEMRFAFDVPKDEILIRATVNGETESDGDYDMFVGLNEKVPTRFDNDCQQRGVGEFGSCSFTTANVTRVNVLIRHVRPHVGKGKSRFQVTVTAWEPAPPAGNPPDAPDVLRYTKRATGFRLLSWLDESDDETGFELQRRPGTDTTASFTTRATIGANHTSILQAIPDDEVFTYRVRAFNVHGPSAWSNLCVVNKRLHRPTNLHTTLITATAVTLHWHDNADDESHYEVQRRLFGTTKWKSVATLPPNTQDFVDHGVAPGQTFEYQVRAKGFVDECIPHSRFSAILDVTTPAS; via the coding sequence ATGATCCATGCGGGAAAAGCGCTCGCCGCCGCGGCATTCGTCCTCGTCCTGGCTGCCTGCGGTGAGGCCCTGGCCGACGGCGCGTCGGCAGCGGCGCCTGGCGGGGGCCCGGACATCGTCAACGGCATTCCCACGAACCTTCAGCCGACTACCGGCGCTTTGCTGTTCGTCGGCCCCGACTTGAAGAACGAGTTCCTCGACTGCTCGGGCGTGCTGATCGGCTGCCGCACGGTGCTGACTGCCGCGCACTGCGTCTGCAAGACCACCGACAACTACGCCGACTGCGTCAGCAAGGAGCTGCCGACGATCGACGACGCCGACCTGCGCTTCTTCTTCCAGCACAGCGGCTTCCAGCACGTCCGCGACATCTTCGTCAATCCTTCGTACGTGCGCGGCGTCAGCGGCGACCTGGCGATCCTTCGCCTGTCGGAAATCGTGACCGGCATCGAGCCGTCGCCGTATCACCAGGACTTCCCGCTCAACGTCACCGACGGCACCGACGGCGTGATCGCCGGCTTCGGCAGCAGCGGCGACGACCGTGTCGACGAGGCGATCAAGAGAGTCGGCGAGGTGACTACGGCCGCGTGTCCGGTCGGAAGCGGAGTGCTCGAGCCGGCCAACATCTGCTGGAACTTCACGGCACCGATCCTGAAGCCCGGCGACGAGTCCAACCTCTGCGTGAAGGACGACGGCGGCCCGCTGTTCATCGATTTCGGAGCAGGACCGGAAGTGGCCGGCATCCACGCGGGCGGCGGTGCCAGCTGCAACGTCGACTCGTTCTCGTACGACACGGCAGTCGGTCGCAACCGCGACTGGATCACCGAGGTCGGAGGACCGGACGTCAAGCGCGACCAGTGCAGCGACCTCGGCGAAGTGGGCGATCCGTGGGTCCTCGTGCAGGGCGGCGAAGGCACGCTGCCGAAGACCGACACCGAGATGCGTTTCGCGTTCGACGTACCGAAGGACGAAATCCTCATTCGCGCGACGGTCAACGGCGAGACCGAATCCGACGGCGACTACGACATGTTCGTCGGGCTGAACGAGAAGGTCCCCACCCGTTTCGACAACGATTGCCAGCAACGCGGTGTCGGCGAGTTCGGCTCCTGCAGCTTCACCACGGCGAACGTCACGCGCGTCAACGTGCTGATCCGCCACGTGCGGCCCCATGTCGGCAAAGGCAAGAGCCGCTTCCAGGTCACGGTCACTGCGTGGGAGCCTGCGCCGCCGGCCGGCAATCCGCCCGATGCTCCGGACGTGCTGCGCTACACGAAGCGGGCCACGGGCTTCCGGCTGCTCTCGTGGCTCGACGAGTCAGACGACGAGACCGGCTTCGAGCTGCAGCGCCGCCCCGGTACCGACACCACCGCGTCGTTCACGACGCGCGCGACGATCGGGGCCAACCACACGAGCATCCTCCAGGCGATTCCCGACGACGAGGTCTTCACGTACCGCGTCCGTGCGTTCAACGTCCACGGCCCGTCGGCCTGGTCGAACCTCTGCGTCGTCAACAAGCGCCTGCATCGCCCGACGAACCTGCACACGACGCTCATCACTGCGACTGCCGTCACGCTGCACTGGCACGACAACGCCGACGACGAGAGCCACTACGAGGTCCAGCGCCGGCTGTTCGGCACGACCAAGTGGAAGTCGGTGGCGACGCTTCCGCCCAACACCCAGGACTTCGTCGACCACGGCGTCGCGCCGGGGCAGACCTTCGAGTACCAGGTGCGCGCGAAAGGATTCGTCGATGAGTGCATCCCGCACTCGCGCTTCTCGGCGATTCTCGACGTGACGACGCCGGCGTCGTAA